From the genome of Alosa sapidissima isolate fAloSap1 chromosome 14, fAloSap1.pri, whole genome shotgun sequence, one region includes:
- the LOC121681762 gene encoding uncharacterized protein LOC121681762, with translation MYRGEIFAYPMYLHKELMCCKPTFLAMDVVCKYWPYLNKAANSLPHLKPLTTVRPFLSVMHAQAHSTKCEVTWSGKNLEGAGATVGEEVEQVNSYLSRCALTTKYMTKGVRVDMLTVHAIAWNKKKTLGLHHTLCAIYVKTCKMLLAAIEKQEEEKQSLGCTDEIVLVADVREWAASDRMGTSQLEQAIEGHYLNLRQKKLTLYRQNDSGKLRHRIRQKIAESKKLLLRDITEYNSKEPAVEINLNEVELSLSGECLAWPWEVHGSARIEDKIRVFQSIMRRMRLEEEKTILVKEMAQHCSWMKKLMGSLQSIISAEDTQNEGLSGLCRRRHSEIAEILRNSIHNYRAVLGPQGSFLLSAEDLEEAEDPDTSEDPETSEDEEEEGVCC, from the exons ATGTACAGAG GAGAAATATTTGCATACCCTATGTATCTTCATAAGGAATTGATGTGCTGCAAACCCACATTCCTGGCAATGGATGTGGTGTGCAAATACTGGCCGTACTTAAATAAAGCTGCCAACAGCCTCCCACACCTGAAACCTCTTACCACTGTAAGGCCGTTCTTGAGTGTCatgcatgcacaagcacactccACCAAGTGTGAG GTGACATGGAGTGGAAAGAACTTAGAAGGAGCTGGTGCAACAGTGGGAGAAGAGGTAGAGCAAGTCAACAGCTACCTCTCCCGCTGTGCCCTAACTACGAAGTACATGACGAAAGGAG TACGTGTGGACATGCTGACGGTCCATGCCATAGCATGGAACAAAAAGAAAACTCTGGGCTTACACCACACATTGTGTGCCATATATGTGAAG ACTTGCAAGATGCTTCTGGCGGCGATAGAAAAACAGGAAGAGGAGAAGCAATCCTTGGGGTGCACAGATGAAATAGTATTGGTTGCTGATGTGAGGGAATGGGCAGCCAGTG ATAGAATGGGTACATCACAGCTAGAGCAGGCCATAGAGGGGCATTACCTGAACTTGAGGCAAAAGAAACTCACTCTCTACCGACAGAATG ACAGTGGCAAGCTCCGTCACCGGATCAGACAGAAAATTGCCGAGAGCAAAAAACTGCTTTTAAGGGACATAACAGAATATAACTCGAAAGAGCCCGCTGTGGAAATTAACCTCAATGAGGTTGAGCTGTCCCTATCTGGAGAGTGTCTTGCATGGCCGTGGGAGGTTCATGGAAGTG CCAGAATTGAAGACAAAATCCGGGTTTTCCAGTCAATAATGCGGAGGATGAggttggaggaggagaagaccaTCTTGGTAAAAGAGATGGCCCAACACTGCTCCTGGATGAAGAAATTGATGGGATCTCTGCAAAGTATAATTTCAGCAGAAG ACACTCAAAATGAGGGCCTCTCTGGTCTTTGCCGCAGACGCCACAGTGAAATTGCTGAGATCCTAAGAAACAGCATCCACAATTACAGGGCTGTTTTAGGGCCTCAGGGATCCTTCCTGTTGTCTGCAGAGGATCTTGAAGAGGCTGAAGATCCTGACACAAGTGAGGATCCAGAGACcagtgaggatgaggaggaagagggggtgtGTTG CTGA